The region GCGAAGGGCCGCAAACTCTGTCAGAGAAACGAGACCTTGAACGGGACAGGCGCGACCAGACCGAGGTTGAGAAGGATCGGATCGAAAAGGAAAACATCACCTTTGGCCATTTCATGACAGAAACCTATTTGCCGCAAAGTGAGAGAGACAAAAAAGCAAAAACCCACGAAATTGAAGAGATGCTTTATAAAAAACACATGGCCGGGACAATAGGAGACCTTCCTTTTAGCAAAATAGCACCCTTCCATCTTGAACGTATAAAAAAGGACTTGGCCGACAAAAAGAAGTCTGACCGAACGATCCAGTACGTCCTTCAATTAACACGACAGGCTTTTAACACGGCGCGAAAACTTGGAATATATGCCGGAGATTCACCCACAAAGAACGTCAAGTGGCCGAAGCTGGATAATATGAAGCTGAGGTATCTGAGCATTGACGAGGTCGAAAAGCTATTAAAAGCTCTGGCGGTGAAAAGTCAGAACCTACACGATATGGCCTTGTTGAGTCTTCATTCGGGCTTACGGTTCGGCGAACTTGCCGTCTTGGAATGGCCATGCGTGAATTGGGAAGCGGGAACCCTGGCCGTCTTAAACGCGAAAACCGGGAGCCGCACGGCTTATCTGACTGAGAGGGCAAAGACCATGCTGAAAAACCGACTGACCGAGAGGGCAGAGGCCATGCTGAAAAAC is a window of Deltaproteobacteria bacterium DNA encoding:
- a CDS encoding site-specific integrase; the protein is MTKWIKTNFPGVRYREHATRKHGVKKDQYFTIRYKLAGKDREEGIGWASEDWTAAKAYDRLKELKANQKVGEGPQTLSEKRDLERDRRDQTEVEKDRIEKENITFGHFMTETYLPQSERDKKAKTHEIEEMLYKKHMAGTIGDLPFSKIAPFHLERIKKDLADKKKSDRTIQYVLQLTRQAFNTARKLGIYAGDSPTKNVKWPKLDNMKLRYLSIDEVEKLLKALAVKSQNLHDMALLSLHSGLRFGELAVLEWPCVNWEAGTLAVLNAKTGSRTAYLTERAKTMLKNRLTERAEAMLKNPKQGRPDELIFPKRSGADGAMAQASKSFADTVNDLKLNEGITDRKQKVTFHTLRHSFATHLYESTHDLYLTQRSLGHATGTMTARYAKMSESRLREGAAALEKAYAVNGKKESGQVVNFTK